The following coding sequences lie in one Manis javanica isolate MJ-LG chromosome X, MJ_LKY, whole genome shotgun sequence genomic window:
- the RPS4X gene encoding small ribosomal subunit protein eS4, X isoform isoform X2 codes for MARGPKKHLKRVAAPKHWMLDKLTGVFVSMLMSHFVLAPRPSTGPHKLRECLPLIIFLRNRLKYALTGDEVKKICMQRFIKIDGKVRTDITYPAGFMDVISIDKTGENFRLIYDTKGRFAVHRITPEEAKYKLCKVRKIFVGTKGIPHLVTHDARTIRYPDPLIKVNDTIQIDLETGKITDFIKFDTGNLCMVTGGANLGRIGVITNRERHPGSFDVVHVKDANGNSFATRLSNIFVIGKGNKPWISFPRGKGIRLTIAEERDKRLAAKQSSG; via the exons ATG GCTCGTGGTCCCAAGAAGCATCTGAAGCGTGTAGCAGCTCCAAAGCATTGGATGCTGGATAAACTGACTGGTGTGTTTGTAAGTATGCTTATGTCACATTTCGTATTG gctCCTCGTCCATCTACCGGCCCACACAAGCTGAGAGAATGTCTTCCTCTCATCATTTTCCTGAGGAACAGACTTAAGTATGCTCTGACTGGAGATGAAGTGAAGAAGATTTGCATGCAGCGTTTCATTAAGATTGATGGGAAGGTCCGAACGGATATAACCTATCCTGCTGGTTTTATGG ATGTCATCAGCATTGACAAGACTGGAGAGAATTTCCGTCTGATCTATGACACCAAGGGTCGCTTTGCTGTTCATCGTATCACACCTGAGGAGGCCAAG TACAAGTTGTGCAAGGTGAGGAAGATCTTTGTGGGCACAAAAGGAATCCCTCATCTGGTGACCCATGATGCTCGCACCATCCGCTACCCTGATCCTCTCATCAAGGTGAATGACACCATTCAGATTGATTTGGAGACTGGCAAGATTACTGATTTCATCAAGTTTGACACTG GTAACCTGTGTATGGTGACTGGAGGTGCTAACTTAGGAAGAATTGGTGTGATCACCAACAGAGAGAGACATCCTGGTTCTTTTGATGTAGTTCATGTGAAGGATGCCAATGGCAACAGCTTTGCTACCCGGCTCTCCAACATTTTTGTTATTGGCAAA GGCAACAAACCATGGATTTCTTTTCCCCGTGGAAAGGGTATCCGCCTCACTATTGCGGAAGAGAGAGACAAGAGACTGGCGGCCAAGCAGAGCAGTGGGTGA
- the RPS4X gene encoding small ribosomal subunit protein eS4, X isoform isoform X1, giving the protein MARGPKKHLKRVAAPKHWMLDKLTGVFAPRPSTGPHKLRECLPLIIFLRNRLKYALTGDEVKKICMQRFIKIDGKVRTDITYPAGFMDVISIDKTGENFRLIYDTKGRFAVHRITPEEAKYKLCKVRKIFVGTKGIPHLVTHDARTIRYPDPLIKVNDTIQIDLETGKITDFIKFDTGNLCMVTGGANLGRIGVITNRERHPGSFDVVHVKDANGNSFATRLSNIFVIGKGNKPWISFPRGKGIRLTIAEERDKRLAAKQSSG; this is encoded by the exons ATG GCTCGTGGTCCCAAGAAGCATCTGAAGCGTGTAGCAGCTCCAAAGCATTGGATGCTGGATAAACTGACTGGTGTGTTT gctCCTCGTCCATCTACCGGCCCACACAAGCTGAGAGAATGTCTTCCTCTCATCATTTTCCTGAGGAACAGACTTAAGTATGCTCTGACTGGAGATGAAGTGAAGAAGATTTGCATGCAGCGTTTCATTAAGATTGATGGGAAGGTCCGAACGGATATAACCTATCCTGCTGGTTTTATGG ATGTCATCAGCATTGACAAGACTGGAGAGAATTTCCGTCTGATCTATGACACCAAGGGTCGCTTTGCTGTTCATCGTATCACACCTGAGGAGGCCAAG TACAAGTTGTGCAAGGTGAGGAAGATCTTTGTGGGCACAAAAGGAATCCCTCATCTGGTGACCCATGATGCTCGCACCATCCGCTACCCTGATCCTCTCATCAAGGTGAATGACACCATTCAGATTGATTTGGAGACTGGCAAGATTACTGATTTCATCAAGTTTGACACTG GTAACCTGTGTATGGTGACTGGAGGTGCTAACTTAGGAAGAATTGGTGTGATCACCAACAGAGAGAGACATCCTGGTTCTTTTGATGTAGTTCATGTGAAGGATGCCAATGGCAACAGCTTTGCTACCCGGCTCTCCAACATTTTTGTTATTGGCAAA GGCAACAAACCATGGATTTCTTTTCCCCGTGGAAAGGGTATCCGCCTCACTATTGCGGAAGAGAGAGACAAGAGACTGGCGGCCAAGCAGAGCAGTGGGTGA